In Arachis hypogaea cultivar Tifrunner chromosome 17, arahy.Tifrunner.gnm2.J5K5, whole genome shotgun sequence, a single window of DNA contains:
- the LOC112765792 gene encoding uncharacterized protein encodes MIGRADIEGSKSNVAMNAWLPQASYPCGNFSDTSSFKFRRSKGSLGHAFTVRIRTGNQNQTSFYPSVPHEISVLVELILGHLRYFLTDVPPQPNSPPDNVFRPDRPAEASLGSKKRGNAPPPIHGISKITLKVVVFHFRRRFRLPLILHLSSHFTKSD; translated from the coding sequence ATGATAGGAAGAGCCGACATCGAAGGATCAAAAAGCAACGTCGCTATGAACGCTTGGCTGCCACAAGCCAGTTATCCCTGTGGTAACTTTTCTGACACCTCTAGCTTCAAATTCCGAAGGTCTAAAGGATCGTTAGGCCACGCTTTCACGGTTCGTATTCGTACTGGAAATCAGAATCAAACGAGCTTTTACCCTTCTGTTCCACACGAGATTTCTGTTCTCGTTGAGCTCATCTTAGGACACCTGCGTTATTTTTTAACAGATGTGCCGCCCCAGCCAAACTCCCCACCTGACAATGTCTTCCGCCCAGATCGACCGGCCGAAGCCAGCCTTGGGTCCAAAAAGAGGGGCAATGCCCCGCCTCCGATTCACGGAATAAGTAAAATAACGTTAAAAGTAGTGGTATTTCACTTTCGCCGTCGTTTCCGGCTCCCACTTATCCTACACCTTTCAAGTCATTTCACAAAGTCGGACTAG
- the LOC112764102 gene encoding uncharacterized protein: protein MIGRADIEGSKSNVAMNAWLPQASYPCGNFSDTSSFKFQRSKGSLGHAFTVRIRTGNQNQTSFYPSIPHEISVLVELILGHLRYLLTDVPPQPNSPPDNVFRPDRPAEASLGSKKRGNAPPPIHGISKITLKVVVFHFRRFRLPLILHLSSHFTKSD, encoded by the coding sequence ATGATAGGAAGAGCCGACATCGAAGGATCTAAAAGCAACGTTGCTATGAACGCTTGGCTGCCACAAGCCAGTTATCCTTGTGGTAACTTTTCTGACACCTCTAGCTTCAAATTCCAAAGGTCTAAAGGATCGTTAGGCCACGCTTTCACGGTTCGTATTCGTACTGGAAATCAGAATCAAACGAGCTTTTACCCTTCTATTCCACACGAGATTTCTGTTCTCGTTGAGCTCATCTTAGGACACCTGCGTTATCTTTTAACAGATGTGCCGCCCCAGCCAAACTCCCCACCTGACAATGTCTTCCGCCCGGATCGACCGGCCGAAGCCAGCCTTGGGTCCAAAAAGAGGGGCAATGCCCCGCCTCCGATTCATGGAATAAGTAAAATAACGTTAAAAGTAGTGGTATTTCACTTTCGCCGTTTCCGGCTCCCACTTATCCTACACCTCTCAAGTCATTTCACAAAGTCGGACTAG